A region from the Salminus brasiliensis chromosome 22, fSalBra1.hap2, whole genome shotgun sequence genome encodes:
- the cox19 gene encoding cytochrome c oxidase assembly protein COX19: protein MSTAMNFGTKAFKPRPPDKGSFPLDHFGECKTFKEVFMRCLKDNNFDSSLCRLQSKEYLECRMEKQLMAKEPLEKLGFRDLMDQSQAENKEANL from the exons ATGTCGACGGCGATGAATTTTGGAACCAAGGCGTTCAAACCTCGCCCGCCTGATAAAGGATCCTTCCCCTTAGATCATTTCG GTGAATGTAAAACGTTTAAAGAGGTGTTCATGCGCTGCCTCAAAGACAACAACTTCGACAGCTCTCTGTGTCGACTTCAGTCTAAAGAGTACCTGGAGTGCAGAATGGAGAA GCAGCTGATGGCCAAGGAGCCTCTGGAAAAGCTGGGCTTCAGGGATTTGATGGACCAGTCCCAGGCAGAGAACAAGGAGGCAAACCTGTAG
- the LOC140544428 gene encoding uncharacterized protein, with protein sequence MNPAMRFLQILCLCMFVSAVQARIWAWMLSMPYSPPKERPVGLRERETETYPASQEGDMVACEHDRACGKGFSCDRHFGLCVPLRQEGKYCRRDAQCVRGLSCMFGKCIRSIPVGQEGARCKVDKDCGSSMCCARHHGEMVCKRRLVLGESCFVPDGGLAFSINQICPCDEGLLCRGNGQPQKRETEFVYQPDSTSWTCQVPKL encoded by the exons ATGAACCCTGCAATGAGGTTCCTGCAAatcctgtgtttgtgtatgttcgTGTCAGCTGTTCAGGCAAGGATCTGGGCCTGGATGCTCTCGATGCCCTATAGCCCTCCAAAAGAAAGACCAGTGGGACtaagggaaagagagacagagacataccCAGCCAGCCAGGAGGGGGATATG gTGGCGTGTGAACATGACCGTGCATGTGGAAAGGGCTTCTCCTGTGATCGCCATTTCGGCCTGTGTGTTCCCCTGAGACAAGAGGGGAAGTACTGCCGCAGAGATGCTCAGTGTGTGCGTGGACTCAGCTGCATGTTCGGCAAATGCATCCGCAGCATCCCGGTGGGACAGGAGG GTGCCCGCTGTAAAGTAGATAAAGACTGTGGGTCCTCGATGTGCTGCGCTCGCCATCACGGTGAGATGGTGTGTAAAAGACGGCTGGTGCTGGGAGAAAGCTGCTTTGTGCCAGATGGAGGACTAGCCTTTAGCATCAACCAAATCTGCCCATGTGACGAGGGTCTGCTGTGTCGAGGAAATGGACAACcacaaaaaagaga GACAGAATTTGTGTACCAGCCTGACTCCACCAGCTGGACCTGCCAAGTTCCGAAGCTTTGA